Part of the Gemmatimonadota bacterium genome, GTCCTCGGTTTCCGCAGGGGTGTCGACGATTTCGAAGACCTTCTCCGCGCCGCTCATAGCCCGGCTCGACCAGGTGTTCAGCTCGCCGAACCACCGAAGGGGTTCGTACAGCATCCAGAGGTAGGCGATGAACATGATGAGGGCGCCGGTGGTGAAGGTGTCGTCGATGACGGCGGACCCTCCGTAATACCAGACCAGGATAAGCCCGGACGTCGTCAGCATGCTGACCGTGCTGAAGAAGACGGCCGCTTCCTTCTCGCTCTCGTAATCGCCCCGGAAGACCCCTTCGTTGCTGCTCCTGAACCGGCGCATCTCCCGCTTTTCCTGGACGAAGGTCTTTACGACGCGCACCGAGGAAAGCATCTCGCCCGCCATGCCCACCAGCTTGCCCCAGCGGTAGTATTTCGTCCGGAAAGCCCGGATCAGCCGGGTCCAGAAGTACCACCCGCCGGTGACGAGCAAGGGTATGGGAATGAGCACCAGGAGCGTCAGTTGCCAACTGGTCACGAAAAGCAGGACCAGGATGCCCACCAGGAGCAGGAGATTGGTCAGGATATAGGGCACGCCGTCGACCAGGAACCACATCATGCTCTCCGTGTCGTTGGATACCCTCGAGATCAGGGAACCCACCTGCCGCTTGTTGTAGAACTTCATGTTCAGCCGGGAGAGGTTTTCGTACAGGTCCTCGCGGACGGACACGATCACGCGGCCGCCGAGCCAGACGGAAAGCCGGTCCTTGAAGATCTCCAGGACGAAGGATACGAGGCGGATGACCGCGTAGGCACCGACGAGCAGGTAAAGGAACGAGAACGGGTCCCCGGAGGCGCCGGCGGCCGGGTCCTCAAGTACGTCGATGATGAGCCGCATGATGTAGGGCGGAGCGAGTTCGGCCAGGGTGAAAAGGAGCGACAGGAAGACCATCAGCGCGAGTTTGGCCTTGAAGGGCAGGGCGTACCTGGCGATCCGCCGCATCATCGCGAGCCGGTTGGTGCATGCCGAACAGATCCCGTTCGGCTCGGGCAGAAGTCGTCCGCACCGGTCACACCGGGTTTTGTCCACCTCTCCCTGCATGTCGACCGGGTCATCCTTGATGAGCTGGTCGATACCCCGGGCGATCTGCGCGAACTTGGCGCGCTGGGACGGGGTGTAGCGGATGACCTCGACCTCTTCGTTCCCGATCACCACGTTGATCCGGCCCGAACCGACCAATTCCTCCACGGCGGCGCTTCGGGCGTCGGACAACTCGATGGACGCGTCCCCGGCTCCCGTGCCTGATCCGTTCGAATCGAACCGCAACACGCGCTGGTCCGTCACCAAAAGCCAGCGTTCCTCGAAACGCAGGTCTTCCGTCAGGTCGGTCGCCGCCGCGATGCGGACGGACTCTCCTTCCCGCAGCGCCTTCCGGCAACGGTCGGCCAGCGCGTCGGGCATCCGCTCTTTGTAGGTGGTCGCGGTGTCGGTCATGCCACCTCCATGATCTCGGATGTGGCTTTCTGCAGCCGCACCAGATGGTGGAAATGGCCGCGGTTCGCGATCAGTTCTTCGTGGGTGCCTTCCTCGACGACCCTGCCCTGCTCCAGCACCACCAGCCGGTCGGCGTCCCGTAGCGTGGACAGGCGGTGGGCGATGGCGATCGTCGTGCGCCCCTTGATCAACCGCGCGATGGCTTCCTGGAGCTGTTTCTCCGTCTCGGCGTCCACCGAGGACGTCGCCTCGTCCAGGATCAGGATGCGGGGGTCGTGGAGGATCGCCCGGGCGATGGAGACGCGCTGCTTTTCGCCTCCCGACAGCCCCGTGCCCTTGTCCCCGAGAATCGTATCGTACCCATCGGGCTTTGCGAGAATGAAGTTGTGGGCGTTGGCCGCCCGGGCCGCCGCCATGATGTCCTCGAAACTCGCGGCGGGCTTTCCGTAGGCGATGTTCTCCCGGATCGTCCCGTTGAAAAGGATCGGTTCCTGCAGGACGACGCCGATATGGCCCCGCAGGTCCTCGAGCCGGATGTCCCGGAGGTCCACGCCGTCCAGCGTGATCGAACCGTAGTTCACGTCGTAGAACCGGCAGATGAGATTGATGGTCGTACTCTTCCCTGCGCCCGACTTGCCGACCAGCCCGATCATCTCGCCGGGCCGTATATGGAGATTGACGTCCCGCAGCACCGGCAGCGCGGCGTCGTACCCGAACGTCACACCCTGGAACCTGATCTCGCCCCGAGTTTGCATCATCTGCTTCGCGTTCTTGTCCTCGTAGTTCTCCGGTTCCATGTCGATGAGCTCGAATACCCGCTCCGCGGCGCTCATGGCCCGCGTCATCCAGCTATTGACCCGGCCGAGCCACCGCAGCGGCCCGTAGAACATGTGCAGGTAGAAGTAGAACAGAATCAGCTCACCCAGCGTGAGCGCCTGTCCGAGCACCTGCCCGCCCCCAACCAGCCACACGACGATGAAGCCCAGGAAGTTCAGCAGGCCCATGGTGGAGAAGTAGTAGATCCACTGTTTCTCGGTCCAGTACTCCAGGGCGAACATGTCCCTCGCGTTGCGCTTGAAACGGCCGACTTCCCTGTTCTCCTGGGCGAAGGCCTTGACGATCCGTATGCCCGAAAGGGATTCCTGGATGTGGGTGAAGAACCCCTCCCACTGGCGCCACATCCGGGTGTAGTAGGTCCGCAACCTCCGGTAAAGGACCCGGCCCCATATGACGATGAGCGGAACGGGGATGAGGATGTAGAGCGTGAGCACCCAGTTGGTGTAGAACAGCATGCCGATGATCCCGAGCGTCGTCATCCAGCGGAGGATGAGGAAGGGCAGGCCGTCCACCAGGAAGCTGCGCACGTTCCGGGTGTCCCGCGTCACGCGCGAAAGCAGGCCGCCCGTCTTCTGCTTGTCGTGGAACCCGAGCGAAAGGTATTCGACGTGATGGTACACCTGGGCCCGGATGTCCGCCACTACGCGGGCGCCCACCCAGGCCGTCAGCCAGCCGTTCGCCATCTCGCCCAGCCAGCGGAGGACGAGCAGGCCGGCCATGACCGCGACGAACCAGAACAGCAGCGCCTTGTCTTTGTTCTCGAAAGCGTTGTCGATGATGAGCTGCGTAATCTTGGGCGGCAGGAGTTCCGCCACGCTGAGCACGGCGAACAGCGCCACCATGGCGATGGCCTTAGTCCGGTGGGCGCCCAGGTAGGAGCAGATCCGCTTGAGCATGCCCCACTTGCTGACGCAGGCGGGACACAGCCCGTCCCTGGTGGGCAGGCGCCTGCCGCAGGTGTCGCAGACCACCCGGGGGAATTCCGTCTTGACCTGAAACGGCTTTTCCTCAATGTGCTGCTCGATGCCGCGCTGCGCCTCGTTGAAGACGTCTACGCGGCTCTGGGAATAGCGGATCAGCGGGATGGTGTCTTCGGCCGTGGAGACCTCCAGGCAGGAGCCGCCTACCAGGGGTTCCACCGCCACCCTGGTCAGGTCCTCCAGCGGCACGGCGATGTCATCGCCGGCGCCGTTGAGTTCCAGGGCCATGACGCGGCGGTCGGTTACGATGAGCCAGGAGGGCTGAAAACGGCCTTTAGCGTCCAGGTCCGATTCCAGGGTGATGTGGATTTCTTCGTCGGTTTCCAGTACGGGGTAGAGCTTTTTCTTAATCTGATCCGGCAGGGGATCGGCCAGGCGCATGTAACTCCCTTTGGATCCATGCTGTGGGGATTGCCGCCACGCGGGTTGAACAGAACCGGTCATATATCAATAAAGTGGATGCACCTGCAAGTCTTCACTACTTCGAATGCGATTTGAAGTCCTGGGGCAGTGTGAGGAAATCGTGGTTTGCTCCAGTCTACGAAAGTACACTTCCGTAGCCCGAAAATCAAGGAAAAGCTCCCTGCCGAGAACGTTTATTTACTGTAAATACTTTGATTTACGTCCGCCCGATCTTACATTGCACGAGATTGGACGGTATCTGAATTTCCATCCCGAAACGTAACGCCGCGCATGATGACGCCACTCCGTCTCGAAAGCCTGCTGTCCCGCTTCGCCGGCCTTTCCATCATGGTCGTGGGCGACTACTTCCTGGACAAGTACCTGGTCCTCGATCCTGCACTGGACGAACCGTCCCTGGAGACGGGGCTGGCCGCACGCCAGGTCGTGGCCAGACGCTGCATGCCCGGCGCCGCGGGCACGGTCATGGCTAACCTGCACGCCCTGGGTGTCGGAGACCTGCTCGCCGTGGGGGTCACGGGCGACGACGGGGAGGGGTACGAACTCAGGCAGGGCCTGGCGGCCATGGGGGTCCGCCTCGACGGGTTGTTCGAATCCCCGGACCGGTTCACGCCCACCTACATCAAGCCCATGAACCGGGAGCCGGGAGGAGAACGGGAATCGAACCGCGTCGACATTCAGAACCGGACGCCCACGCCGCGAGTCCTGGAAAACCGAGTGGTCGCGTTCCTGGCTGACATGGCGACCAGGGTGGACGGCGTGGCCGTCCTGGACCAGGTGGGACGGCGCAACACCGGGGTCGTCACGGACCGGGTCCGGGAAGCGATCTGCGGCCTGGGCAGGACCCTGCCGGACATGGTCATCCTGGCGGATTCGCGGGCGCGTATCGGCGAGTTCCGCCACGTCATCCGCAAGGGAAATCAGGATGAGATGGACAGGGCGGCCGAAGATCGGAGGTCGGCCGAGATGCGGAGGGCGGCCGAGGACCGGGTGTCAGGAGGAGATCGCGGGTCGGGCGAAGGATCGGCGCGGCCGGTTTACGTCACCCTCGGCGAGGACGGCCTGCTGCTGATCGACGGTGATGACCGCCGGCATGTGCCCGGCATACGCGTTCCGGGACCCGTGGACACCGTCGGGGCAGGGGATAGCGTCACGGCCGGGATCGTGGCCTCGCTGGCCGCCGGCGCGACGCCTATGGAGGCCGGCATGGTTGGCAACCTCGCGGCTTCGATCACCGTCCGTCAACTGGGTGTCACGGGAACGGCCTCGCCCGCGCAACTGGTGGACGCATTGAAGACGATGATGGAAGCTTAGAGGAATCGTCTAACGAGGTTCTACTGTCCAGAAATTGAAGACCACAGAGGCGGCGACCGGAATCCACTGGATGCTCCGGTCATTGAAGGCGCGAATGTATCTCACGTCCAGCGCCAGGCCGACCGTGTCCGTAACGGGCATGTGCACGCCGCCGCCCAGAAGGATACTGAAAGAAGCCTCTGAACCGAACGCGGTCAGCTTCGTGCCGCGCACGGTACCGAAGAACCGATCGATTGCCCTGGCGTAGCCGATACAGCCGATCCCGTAAACGGCCGCGGGGGAAGTGGTGGTCTTGTACATCAATCCGAAGTTGGCGCCTTCCAGGCTTACGTTGGCATCCACGTCCGGTCCAAGTCTCTGCAGCGCTTCGTCGCTCAGGCGATCCCGGTCGTGTCGACCGTGTTTTACAGAAAAGAGGTTGTCATGGCCGTTGAACGCGAGATGAACGGTTTCGGAAACGCGTACCGTCATCCCCAGGAGGAACAGGGATCCTCTGGTTTTTCCGTCCGCAAAATCGCCTGAAGGAATACTCCGCCCGCCGCCCAGGCTGATCGACATGCGCTTTTCGGGGACCTGGGCGACCTGGGCGAATCCCTTGCCGGTTGCCGACAACGAGATTACGGAAGCCAGTAGGATAATGACGACTTTCTTCATGCCTGCCGCCCGGGACCGGCCGCAAGGGCCGTCGAGGACCGCCGGTCCGCATCTCATGCGCATTATGACTTCTGCGCACCGGCCTTTTCACGGGTCCGCCGGCCGCTCAGATACGCCTTGAGCTTCGGCGGAAAATCCCGCTTGACCAGTTCCTGCCGCAGCGCCCACTGTTCTTCGGCCGCTACCGGAGAGGTCTCCCTGATTTCGCCGCCTTCCATGATCAGGATCGGTTCGCCGTCCCGGTAGAGGATCCGGTTGCTGGTGATGCCGGGCACGCGCCGCCCGGGCGTGATGATTCCGACCAGGTTCAGGGGGTCGGCGGCGCTGATGGCCACGAGGGTGCCCTGTTTCTCCTTACGCCGGATGCTGCGCAACAGGGTCACGGCTTCGCCCAGGGCGTACTGCTCGCCCCAGACCCCGTTCACGAACCGGCCGCCGCGGATCTCTCCCCGGGCTTCCATCCGCCGAAGCACCCGCACGAGGTCCCGCCACGGCGGCGAGGCGTTCTCCCGCTCCGTCAGGCGCCGGAACACGACGCCGTACCGGGCGAGCGCGACGCGGGCATAGGCCTCGAGATCCT contains:
- a CDS encoding ABC transporter ATP-binding protein, whose product is MTDTATTYKERMPDALADRCRKALREGESVRIAAATDLTEDLRFEERWLLVTDQRVLRFDSNGSGTGAGDASIELSDARSAAVEELVGSGRINVVIGNEEVEVIRYTPSQRAKFAQIARGIDQLIKDDPVDMQGEVDKTRCDRCGRLLPEPNGICSACTNRLAMMRRIARYALPFKAKLALMVFLSLLFTLAELAPPYIMRLIIDVLEDPAAGASGDPFSFLYLLVGAYAVIRLVSFVLEIFKDRLSVWLGGRVIVSVREDLYENLSRLNMKFYNKRQVGSLISRVSNDTESMMWFLVDGVPYILTNLLLLVGILVLLFVTSWQLTLLVLIPIPLLVTGGWYFWTRLIRAFRTKYYRWGKLVGMAGEMLSSVRVVKTFVQEKREMRRFRSSNEGVFRGDYESEKEAAVFFSTVSMLTTSGLILVWYYGGSAVIDDTFTTGALIMFIAYLWMLYEPLRWFGELNTWSSRAMSGAEKVFEIVDTPAETEDLDDPVEMKDMKGEVEFEGVTFAYEAGKPVLHDISLHVQPGEMIGLVGKSGSGKTTMTNLLCRFYDIDEGGLMIDGVPIRDIGLEDLRRQIGVVLQDSYFFSGSIAENIRYSSPDASFEQIMRAARTANAHDFICAKPDGYDTQIGENGKELSGGEKQRIAIARAIIHDPRILVLDEATSSVDTHTEKLIQEAIANLVKGRTTFAIAHRLSTLRRADRLVVLDAGRIVETGTHEELLDMKGHFYRMVETQRASTAVMAVGGGKADPNRGANGHTN
- a CDS encoding ABC transporter ATP-binding protein produces the protein MRLADPLPDQIKKKLYPVLETDEEIHITLESDLDAKGRFQPSWLIVTDRRVMALELNGAGDDIAVPLEDLTRVAVEPLVGGSCLEVSTAEDTIPLIRYSQSRVDVFNEAQRGIEQHIEEKPFQVKTEFPRVVCDTCGRRLPTRDGLCPACVSKWGMLKRICSYLGAHRTKAIAMVALFAVLSVAELLPPKITQLIIDNAFENKDKALLFWFVAVMAGLLVLRWLGEMANGWLTAWVGARVVADIRAQVYHHVEYLSLGFHDKQKTGGLLSRVTRDTRNVRSFLVDGLPFLILRWMTTLGIIGMLFYTNWVLTLYILIPVPLIVIWGRVLYRRLRTYYTRMWRQWEGFFTHIQESLSGIRIVKAFAQENREVGRFKRNARDMFALEYWTEKQWIYYFSTMGLLNFLGFIVVWLVGGGQVLGQALTLGELILFYFYLHMFYGPLRWLGRVNSWMTRAMSAAERVFELIDMEPENYEDKNAKQMMQTRGEIRFQGVTFGYDAALPVLRDVNLHIRPGEMIGLVGKSGAGKSTTINLICRFYDVNYGSITLDGVDLRDIRLEDLRGHIGVVLQEPILFNGTIRENIAYGKPAASFEDIMAAARAANAHNFILAKPDGYDTILGDKGTGLSGGEKQRVSIARAILHDPRILILDEATSSVDAETEKQLQEAIARLIKGRTTIAIAHRLSTLRDADRLVVLEQGRVVEEGTHEELIANRGHFHHLVRLQKATSEIMEVA
- a CDS encoding PfkB family carbohydrate kinase, with amino-acid sequence MMTPLRLESLLSRFAGLSIMVVGDYFLDKYLVLDPALDEPSLETGLAARQVVARRCMPGAAGTVMANLHALGVGDLLAVGVTGDDGEGYELRQGLAAMGVRLDGLFESPDRFTPTYIKPMNREPGGERESNRVDIQNRTPTPRVLENRVVAFLADMATRVDGVAVLDQVGRRNTGVVTDRVREAICGLGRTLPDMVILADSRARIGEFRHVIRKGNQDEMDRAAEDRRSAEMRRAAEDRVSGGDRGSGEGSARPVYVTLGEDGLLLIDGDDRRHVPGIRVPGPVDTVGAGDSVTAGIVASLAAGATPMEAGMVGNLAASITVRQLGVTGTASPAQLVDALKTMMEA